From the genome of Deltaproteobacteria bacterium:
TTCAAACGGCCCACGTCGCAGGTAAGCGCAGACGCTGAAACTTCACGGGCCGTGTACGAGGTCAACCGGGAGCGCGAGAACCCGTTTCTTCCCTGAACCCGGAGACGGGCGATGACCGGCGATTCGGAACTGGCCCGCTGGACACTGCTGGGCGTAAGCGGCATTGGCGCCGCGACGTTTGCGGCCCTGATGGAACGGGGCGCGGATGCCGCTGCCATCTTGAGGGATCCGGGTGCCTGGCAGCCGCCGCTCAAGGCATCTCAGGTCAGGGCAATCCGGGAGTTCAGGGGGCATGACGAAGCCGCACGTGACATGGCGCGGCTGAAAGAGATTGGCGCCTCCTGTATCTGGTGGGATTCACCGCAATACCCCGGACTGCTCAGGCAGGTGTCTCCGCCGCCCCCGGTCCTGTTTTGCCTGGGTGACGGCCAACCGCTTCTTGACGGATATTCGGTCGCCATTGTCGGGACACGGGATCCGTCTTCCCATGCGGAAGGACTTGCCTATGAGTTTGGACAGGAACTGGCGAAGACAGGAATCACGGTGGTAAGCGGGTTCGCATTCGGTATCGATACTGCCGCCCATCAGGGTGCACTGGATGCTGGCGGACGCACTATTGCCGTTCTGGGCTGTGGACTCCGTGTCGAATACCCCAGACGCACCGACGGGCTGAAAGACCGCATACGTGCTGGCGGGGCACTGGTGAGTGAGTTCGGACCCGATACCACTCCGCGGCCTGAATTCTTCCGGCAGCGCAATCGTGTCATCAGCGGACTTTCGATGGGTGTGCTTGTTGTCGAAGGAATGGAGACATCGGGTTCCCTGGTTACTGCCCGCCATGCGCTCGAACAGAACCGTCTGGTATTTGCCGTCCCTGGCCGTGCGCGGGACCCTAGGGCTGCCGGCCCTCACCAGCTTCTTCGGGAAGGCGCGATTCTCGCCGAATCTGCGGCCGATGTGATCGAACAGATCGCGCCGATGCTCGCCAGCAACCGCTCCAGTGCGCAGTATGCGGCATTGTCTGGCAAAGGGCAGCCAGGCAGGACAAAACAGGACTTGAGGCAGGAAATAAACCCGTTTGCCGAAAGTCCGCTAACCTCCCGACTTTGGGAGCTTTTATCGTCATCGCCAGAGCACATTGACGCGCTGGCATCGAAAAGTGGTCTTGACGTTCAGCAAACCATGAGCCTACTTCTTGAAATGGAATTGACGGGGCGGGTCGTCCAGTCAGCAGGAATGCAGTTTGCGAGGCAGGACACCAGGGGGCGGCGCTAGGCGCGTTTCGCCGTTTTGCTTTTGTACCTGACCGTCATCTCGATTGGAGCCGGATAACCGAATGGGAAATTCTCTCGTCATTGTTGAGTCGCCTGCGAAGGCCAAAACCCTGAAAAAATACCTGGGCAAGGGCTTCGAGGTGATGGCGAGCAAGGGGCACATCCTTGATCTGCCGACGAGCGATCTCGGTGTCGATATCGAACACGGATTCCAGCCGACCTACTACATCACTGAAGGCAAGGAACAGGTCATTACTGACCTGATCAAGGCGGCAAAGAAAGCCGACACGATCTATCTGGCGCCCGACCCCGACCGCGAGGGTGAGGCAATCGCCTGGCATATCCGCATGGCGCTGGAAGGAAAGGCCCACCCGCCGCCACCCAAGGGACGCCGGAAGAAACCGGCCAAAGGCGCGGCCTCCAAGGACACGAAGGCCGCCAAGCCGGTCAAGGCCAAGCGTGGCGTAAAGGCCGCCAAGAGTGCCGAAATACCGCCGGACGGGGAGAGTGGAACCCAGCTCGTTGGCGGTGTTGGTGATGGCAAGACATTCCACCGGGTTCTCTTCAACGAAATTACCCGTAAAGCGGTTCAGAATGCTGTGGCCAACCCGGTCAAGCTGGATTCGCTGAAATACGATTCCCAGCAGGCACGCCGCGTCCTGGATCGTCTCGTCGGATACAAAATATCCCCATTGCTCTGGAACAAGGTCCGCCGGGGCCTTTCCGCCGGCCGCGTGCAGTCAGTTGCAGTCCGGCTGATTGTTGACCGCGAGAAGGAAATCCGCGCCTTCAGGCAGGAAGAATACTGGACCATCGGCGTTCAGGGTGAAGGCCCCGTACCGCCGCCGTTCCAATCGGCACTCGCACGTGTGGACGGCAAGCCGCTCTCTGTGGATAACGGTACGACGGCCAACGCACTCGCCAGCGAGATGCGAAAGACGCCGTTCCTGGTCTCCAAGGCAGTTCGCAAGGAGCGTCGGCGTGGTGCTCCGCCGCCTTTTGCCACGTCCA
Proteins encoded in this window:
- the dprA gene encoding DNA-processing protein DprA → MTGDSELARWTLLGVSGIGAATFAALMERGADAAAILRDPGAWQPPLKASQVRAIREFRGHDEAARDMARLKEIGASCIWWDSPQYPGLLRQVSPPPPVLFCLGDGQPLLDGYSVAIVGTRDPSSHAEGLAYEFGQELAKTGITVVSGFAFGIDTAAHQGALDAGGRTIAVLGCGLRVEYPRRTDGLKDRIRAGGALVSEFGPDTTPRPEFFRQRNRVISGLSMGVLVVEGMETSGSLVTARHALEQNRLVFAVPGRARDPRAAGPHQLLREGAILAESAADVIEQIAPMLASNRSSAQYAALSGKGQPGRTKQDLRQEINPFAESPLTSRLWELLSSSPEHIDALASKSGLDVQQTMSLLLEMELTGRVVQSAGMQFARQDTRGRR